AGAGAAACTCACAGGAAGGGGATGTAAATTTCTTGCTGAACCCAATGGAAATAAAACATACGTAACTGCTGCTCTTCAATGTCCGGAAATTCAAACGATGACCGCACAAGCAGGAGCAATTACCCTATATCCGTATCAAGTGTCTGAAACTTTACAAAAATCTCTGATAGAACGGGAGTTTAACGATTCACCAGCATATTTTAAACAACAGATTACTGACCTGCTAAAATTACCCAAAGAAGAACGTAAAGCAATCTGCATAGGTGTTCATGGTACGGACAACAATTGGATCGACTTTTTATTATGGTTAAATAGTAATTATGGTAAAGATGGGGATGATTCGTTATGGTTTCCAAGCCAGGAAGAATATTATGAATATAACTATTATCGTTTAAACAGCCATATTAGTATAGCACAAATAGACGCAAGTTCTTTCAAATTAACAGTAAATTTACCGGGAGAAAAGTTCTTCTACTATCCTTCTACCACTATCAATTTGCCGGGAATTAGCATGTATGACATTGTTTCTATCGAAGGAAATGATGCATTGACCGGACTATCTTATGCTGACTACAAAGACGGTATCATGCTCAATATCGACTGTCGGAAATACCTGTTTGAACACGCCGAGAATTTCGTAAAACGATATGAGGCCAATCCTTCCGATGCTTCCAACAAAGCAGACGCCCTCTACTTTGTAAACATACTGAAAGAATCGGCTAAAAAAGAGGCACTAAAAAAACGACTTCAATAAGTAAATCAACAAACATCTATTAAACGAGAATATAGCTATGAACGAAACCCTCATCCTCGAAATCATCTTCTGGTCCGCCCTGTTCATGGTGTTCTACACCTATCTGGGCTACGGTATCGTCCTCTACGCCCTCGTCAAGCTGAAAGAGCTTTTCGTGAAACCCGTGAAACGGGTGCTGCCACCGGACAGTGACCTGCCGGAAGTAACCCTCTTCATCACCGCCTTCAACGAAGAAGACGTGGTGGACGAAAAGATGGAGAACAGCCTCGCCCTGGACTACCCTGCGGACAAACTCCGCATCGTCTGGGTGACGGACGGAAGCGATGACGGCACAAACGACCGTCTCCAAACTCGCTGGAACGGAAAAGCAACCGTCTACTTCCAGCCGAAACGGCAGGGAAAGACAGCCGCCATGACACGAGGAATGACACTCGTCCGGACCCCGCTTGTCGTCTTTACGGACGCCAACACGATGGTCAACAGCGAGGCAATCCATGAAATCGTACTGGCTTTTCAAAACCCGAAAGTAGGCTGCGTGGCAGGAGAAAAACGCATAGCCGTACAGACGAAAGACGGAGCAGCCGCCGGAGGCGAAGGCATCTACTGGAAATACGAATCGACACTGAAAGCGCTCGACTCCCGCCTCTACTCGGCTGTAGGCGCTGCCGGAGAACTGTTTGCCGTCCGCCGCGAACTCTTCGAACCGATGGAACCGGATACGTTGCTCGACGACTTCATCCTCTCTCTCCGCATCGCCATGAAAGGATACACCATCGCCTACTGCACCAATGCCTACGCCATCGAAAGCGGATCGGCAGATATGGGTGAAGAGGAAAAACGAAAAGTGCGCATCGCTGCCGGAGGGTTACAGTCGATCTGGCGTCTGCGCCCGTTGCTGAATCCTTTCCATTACGGAATCCTGAGTTTTCAGTACACGTCGCACCGGGTATTGCGCTGGTCTGTCACTCCATTCCTGCTGTTTGCGCTGTTGCCACTGAATATAGTCGTTTTGCTATTGGGCGAATCTCCCCTGTTTTATGGCACCCTGCTGGGGTTACAGATTCTTTTCTACGGAATGGGATACTGGGGATATTACCTCTCTACCAGACAAATAAAGAATAAAGTACTGTTTATTCCCTATTATTTCTTATTCATGAACGTGAATGTGCTCAAAGGAATCGGCTATCTGAAAAGAAAAAAGGAAGCGGCGCCTGGGAAAAAGCAAAACGTGCCGAAAAATAAGAACAGAGAATCAAATATTTTGCTATCTTTGCATGAAACAGAATCTTATAAATCTAATCGGACAAGCATGAACAGAACATTACATGAGGCAGATAATGCGCAAAGAATACTGAAGTTGACCGCCGACACCATGCTATTAGTCGATAGAAATGGCATTTGCATTGATATTGATATTCATAGCAATTTATGGTTTTTACAAGAAGAGAGGCTTTTAGGAAAAAATATATTCGAACGTATGCCCGAGCATACCCGTGAGAAGGTTTACAGCACCTTCCAGACCGTGCTTCGGGAACAGCGAAGCATCAGCAAGAACTACAAGCTGGAACTGGAGGATAATACCTATTATTTCAAGTGTATCATGTATCCTTACGATGACATGGTGCTCTGCCAATATCGGGACATCACCCAGCGAAGCAACGTGAAACGCCAGCTGGAACAGGTAAACCGAAATCTGAGGGAGATACAGAAAGTGGCTCAGATCGGACAGTGGATGTACAACACCCGCGACAATGTCTTCCATTACATGGGCTACACCGGAGTATTGTGCGAGGAATCTTCCAGAAGTATCTCTCTGGAGAAATATCAGGAATTTATCGTCGAAGAAGACCGCCTGAGCTTCACCAGCTGGTGCCGGAAGAATGAGGAAGGACTCAACGAAGAAAGTATCAGCTATCGGGTCCGTGTCGCCGGAGAGATTTACTATATGCGCCTTCAGGCTTATCTGCGAGACGAACTACCGAACGGCAGCTGCAACATCGAAGGTTACATCCAGAACATCACCGACATACAGCGTCGCAGAAACGACATCAACACGCTGACGCACGCCATCAACAACGCAAAGGAGAGCATCTTCGCCGCCAAAGAGGACGGTACGCTGATCTTCGCCAACCGCCAGTTCCTCCACAACCACGGCATCCCGGAAAGTGAGGAGATCGGCAAACTGAAAATCTATGAAATCGCCGGCGATATGAACACGCAGGAAGACTGGCATGAACGCTGCAAGGATATCCTGCACGGAGGAAGCAGAAGTTTCGTCGCCCATCATCCTTCGAAGGTCAGCAAGAATATATTGGCTTACGAGGGAATCATGTACAACGTCACCAATGACTCCGGTGAAGAAAGTTACTGGTCATTCTCCCACGACATATCCGAGCGACTGCACTACGAAGCGCAAATCAAACGACTCAACCTGATCATGGATACTACCATCGACAACCTCCCCGCCGGAATTGTCGTCAAGGAGATCAACAACGATTTCCGATATATCTACCGCAACCGGGAATCGTACAACCGGAATCTGTGCATCGGCGAATCTATCGGCAAGAATGACTTCGACTACTATCCCCCCGAAGTGGCAGAAAAGAAAAGGGAGGAAGATACACTAGTTGCCACCACCGGACGGGGACTGCACTGGACAACCGAAGGGAAAGACAAAAACGGAAACGAGATCATCCTCGACAAACGGAAAATACGGGTGGACGGAGACGAACTTTCCTCCCCCATCATCGTCAGCATCGAATGGGACATCACGGAGCTGGAAAAAATCAAACGGGAACTTCAGACATCCAAAGAGAAAGCCGAAATGTCGGACAAACTGAAGTCTGCTTTCCTCGCCAACATGAGTCATGAAATACGCACACCTCTGAATGCCATCGTCGGCTTCTCACATCTGATAGCCGAAAGTGAAAATAAGGAAGAACGTAAAACATTTTATGAGATCGTCGAAGCCAACAACGAACGTCTGCTGCAACTGATCAACGAAATTCTTGATCTTTCGAAGATCGAATCGGGCATTATCGAGTTCACCAGCGCACCGATAAATATCAACAGTCTGTGTAAAGAAGTACATGACGCTCACGTATTTCGCACGCCGCAAGGGGTACAACTGATCTACGAGCCATCCGAAAACGGACTGGTGATAGAGACTGACAAGAACCGGGTGTTCCAGGTGTTCTCGAATCTGATAGGTAACGCATTCAAATTCACGAAAGCAGGCAGCATTAGTTACGGATATAAACTGGTAGGTAATCAGATCGTTTTCCACGTGACTGATACCGGTACGGGCATCGAACCGGAGAAGATAGGACGTGTGTTCGAACGTTTCGCCAAGTTGAACAACTATGCGCAGGGGACGGGGCTCGGACTGTCTATCTGTAAAACAATTGTCGAACGGCTGGGAGGTGAAATCTCCGTTTCTTCGGTGGTAGGTCAAGGGACGACTTTCACGTTCACCCTGCCTTACGAGTCGGAACAATCGACCGAAAATACGAAGGAGGAAAAACGGCAGGAAGGGAATGCAAATGAAAATCCGACCGGCACGGGTTCGATGAAGATTGACCCGGCTTCTACGGAGACGCCAGCAGAAACGTCTGTCAAGGAGGATTCCGAAAAGACTTCCGGAAGTACGGACGATGATAGTTCCGGTAGTATTTCCGCCAATGCCTCTCCAAGCCAGCGGACTATTCTGATAGCGGAAGATGAGGACAGTAACTTCGACTTGCTGAAGGCTATTCTTGGAAGAAAGTACAGGCTTATACGTGCACGGGACGGTATGGAGGCCGTTACCTCATACGATGAAGCGAAGCCTGACCTTATTCTGATGGATATCAAAATGCCTAATCTCGACGGTCTGGAGGCTACGAAGATCATTCGTGAGCTTTCTCATACTGTGCCCATTATCGCACAAAGTGCTTATGCTTATCAACAGGATCAGATAGCTGCAATGGATGCCGGATGCAGCGACTTCATCGCCAAGCCGATCTCTCAAGCGAAGCTCAAGGATATGATTAATAAATGGTTACCATAAAATGAAAGCCTTATATAGATTACTTTACTACCTGTCTATCCTGCTGACGAGCATTCTGGCAGGTTTCACATTAGCCGGAGCCTTCGCCGGAGATGCTTCGCCGGGCGGCTTTAAGCTGATGCCCTTTATCGGATTGGTTCTGCCGATGCTTTTGCTGGCTAATGTCGTCTCTGCCATCTATTGGACGGTTCGCTGGCGATGCTGGGTTTTCATTCCTTTAATCGCCATACTGGGAAATTTGGGGTATCTGACCCGTGTCCTCCAGTCCCCGCTTTTCGATTCGGCTTCCCAACCGAATACTGAATCTCTGAAGAAAAACGAAAGGGCCACCGAATCAGCACTGACTATTGCCACCTATAACGTTAACAGCTTTAATCACGAGCACACAGGTTTCTCATGCAAGGAAATCGCTGCTTACATGAAGGAGCTCGGTGTAGATATCTTCTGTTTTCAAGAGTTTGGGATCAATCATGAATTTGGTACTGACAGTCTTCGCACCGTTCTTTCCGAATGGCCGTATTACTATGTACCTTCTTCTCCTGCCGGAGAGAGTCTTTTGCAACTGGCTGTGTTCAGCCGTTATCCTATCAAGGAGAAGCAGCTCGTCACCTACCCAAATTCCAACAACTGCAGCCTGTGGTGTGATATCGACATTAACGGCCAAACAATCCGTCTGTTCAACAATCATCTGCAGACTACGGAAGTCAGCCGCAACAAGCGCAAACTGGAAAAAGAACTTCGTGCAGACGATACCGACCGTGCGGAACGTGCCGCTCTCACCCTTGCCGATGGTCTGCATGAGAACTTCAAGAAACGTGCCGCACAAGCTGAACATATCAATCAATTGATTTCCGATTCTCCCTATCCCACCCTGGTATGCGGTGACTTCAACTCTCTCCCTTCTTCATATGTATATCAAACTGTAAAAGGAGAAAAGATGAATGATGGCTTTCAGACCTGCGGACATGGGTATATGTACACTTTCCGATATTTCAAGCATCTGCTGAGAATCGACTATATCCTCCATTCGTCTGAGTTTCAAGGGGTAGATTACTTCTCTCCGGATTTGGAGTATAGTGATCATAATCCGGTGGTGATGAGAATGAGGTTATAAACCTTACGCTGTATATCACTATATAGAAAGGCTACAAAAAAGCCAGTTAACTCATTATGAATTAACTGGCTTCCCATTAAAATAAAATCCTTCTTTTTAATTTTAAAACTTGTATTAGAAAGTAACTTTTACTCCTAATTGCATAGACCATGCACTACCAATGGTATTGGTATATTGCCATGATGATCTTTCTTTAAAAGCTTCACGTGAATTAGCATTTATCTGGTAAGTCAAGGGTTCACCAACTTTGCTAGCAGTTTTTAATAACTGTACATTGTCATAACTCTTGAGACCACAAGATTGATATGCTCCCCATTTTGAATTAATCATATTTCCTACATTCAGCATATCAAGGCTAACCTGTATTCCATATTTACGCCCACCTAAAGTTGCATAAAAATCCTGAGCAATTTTAAAATCAAAGCGATTAATCCAAGGTGTTAAAGATCCATTACGTTCCACATATTTTCCCTTACGATCTTTAAGATAAGAATCATTGTTCACAAAATCCCAAAAATCTTTAGCTTGATCTACAGCAGAATAAGTAATAGCACCACTTTTATCTGTAATATCAACAAAGGTCATTTCATCCTGAGAGTTAGGCACGTATATTAAATCCGAATAAT
This sequence is a window from Bacteroides thetaiotaomicron VPI-5482. Protein-coding genes within it:
- a CDS encoding hybrid sensor histidine kinase/response regulator, with the protein product MNRTLHEADNAQRILKLTADTMLLVDRNGICIDIDIHSNLWFLQEERLLGKNIFERMPEHTREKVYSTFQTVLREQRSISKNYKLELEDNTYYFKCIMYPYDDMVLCQYRDITQRSNVKRQLEQVNRNLREIQKVAQIGQWMYNTRDNVFHYMGYTGVLCEESSRSISLEKYQEFIVEEDRLSFTSWCRKNEEGLNEESISYRVRVAGEIYYMRLQAYLRDELPNGSCNIEGYIQNITDIQRRRNDINTLTHAINNAKESIFAAKEDGTLIFANRQFLHNHGIPESEEIGKLKIYEIAGDMNTQEDWHERCKDILHGGSRSFVAHHPSKVSKNILAYEGIMYNVTNDSGEESYWSFSHDISERLHYEAQIKRLNLIMDTTIDNLPAGIVVKEINNDFRYIYRNRESYNRNLCIGESIGKNDFDYYPPEVAEKKREEDTLVATTGRGLHWTTEGKDKNGNEIILDKRKIRVDGDELSSPIIVSIEWDITELEKIKRELQTSKEKAEMSDKLKSAFLANMSHEIRTPLNAIVGFSHLIAESENKEERKTFYEIVEANNERLLQLINEILDLSKIESGIIEFTSAPININSLCKEVHDAHVFRTPQGVQLIYEPSENGLVIETDKNRVFQVFSNLIGNAFKFTKAGSISYGYKLVGNQIVFHVTDTGTGIEPEKIGRVFERFAKLNNYAQGTGLGLSICKTIVERLGGEISVSSVVGQGTTFTFTLPYESEQSTENTKEEKRQEGNANENPTGTGSMKIDPASTETPAETSVKEDSEKTSGSTDDDSSGSISANASPSQRTILIAEDEDSNFDLLKAILGRKYRLIRARDGMEAVTSYDEAKPDLILMDIKMPNLDGLEATKIIRELSHTVPIIAQSAYAYQQDQIAAMDAGCSDFIAKPISQAKLKDMINKWLP
- a CDS encoding endonuclease/exonuclease/phosphatase family protein, which gives rise to MKALYRLLYYLSILLTSILAGFTLAGAFAGDASPGGFKLMPFIGLVLPMLLLANVVSAIYWTVRWRCWVFIPLIAILGNLGYLTRVLQSPLFDSASQPNTESLKKNERATESALTIATYNVNSFNHEHTGFSCKEIAAYMKELGVDIFCFQEFGINHEFGTDSLRTVLSEWPYYYVPSSPAGESLLQLAVFSRYPIKEKQLVTYPNSNNCSLWCDIDINGQTIRLFNNHLQTTEVSRNKRKLEKELRADDTDRAERAALTLADGLHENFKKRAAQAEHINQLISDSPYPTLVCGDFNSLPSSYVYQTVKGEKMNDGFQTCGHGYMYTFRYFKHLLRIDYILHSSEFQGVDYFSPDLEYSDHNPVVMRMRL